A single genomic interval of Notolabrus celidotus isolate fNotCel1 chromosome 13, fNotCel1.pri, whole genome shotgun sequence harbors:
- the LOC117824631 gene encoding zinc finger BED domain-containing protein 4-like, giving the protein MEMIALDDQPFSIVEDRGFRRLMEHIEPRYSLPSRCYFSDVSLPALHEVVATHIHKLLDNVTDISFTTDIWSSDVSQMSMLSLTAQWIDENFEMKRAVLHAQEFAGSHTGAAIASAFDSMFAQWKIKKDNVHVVLRDNARNMQKAMDECDVKSLGCMAHTLQLAVHNGVLSQRSISDCVAIGRKIVGHFRHSQLATSRLRVIQQELGMKPKMLQQDVTTRWNSTFYMMKSLLDQKRALGVYGADHELPACFSAYQWGLVENMTTLLTPFEQLTREISSHLATAADVIPSVVALKRLLSKTADTDSGVCTAKSTLLEAVNERFGSAFSEPLYYLATILDPRYKDRYFDTVTKQAAVNMLQKQVDKMTHSDRTTETPDTEEPQEKKIRTSDEGGKSLLDMYDEILEENLIMEQHAGLTSRTSVQVHGYLSEPPIPRNESPLKYWKSNLSRFPALAKAAFKYLSAPCTSVDSERLFSAASHIVDEKRNRIQCEKAEMLLFVKKNLPLLMKEA; this is encoded by the exons ATGGAAATGATTGCTCTCGACGACCAGCCATTTTCCATAGTGGAGGACAGAGGATTTCGGCGGTTGATGGAGCATATCGAACCCCGCTACAGCCTTCCAAGTCGGTGCTACTTCTCCGacgtttccctccctgctttgCACGAAGTCGTGGCCACGCATATCCACAAATTGTTGGACAATGTGACTGACATTAGTTTCACTACGGATATATGGAGTTCGGACGTAAGTCAGATGAGTATGTTGAGCCTTACTGCTCAGTGGATTGATGAAAACTTTGAAATGAAGAGAGCTGTTTTGCATGCACAAGAGTTTGCAGGATCGCATACTGGGGCTGCCATCGCTAGCGCATTTGACTCCATGTTTGCTCAgtggaaaattaaaaaagacaatgtGCATGTTGTGCTTCGCGACAATGCTCGGAATATGCAGAAGGCAATGGACGAGTGCGATGTTAAAAGCCTGGGCTGCATGGCTCATACGCTGCAGCTAGCAGTGCATAACGGAGTGTTAAGCCAGAGGAGCATCTCTGACTGTGTGGCTATTGGAAGGAAAATAGTCGGACATTTTCGCCACTCTCAACTCGCCACCTCTCGACTGAGAGTCATACAGCAAGAGTTAGGCATGAAACCCAAGATGCTACAACAAGATGTCACAACCAGGTGGAATAGTACTTTTTATATGATGAAAAGTTTACTGGATCAGAAGCGCGCACTTGGTGTGTATGGAGCAGATCATGAGCTGCCTGCTTGTTTCAGCGCATATCAGTGGGGCCTCGTTGAAAACATGACCACGCTTCTCACTCCATTTGAACAATTAACGAGGGAGATCAGCTCACACTTGGCTACTGCTGCGGACGTGATTCCCTCTGTTGTGGCGCTGAAACGTTTGCTGAGCAAGACGGCTGACACAGACAGTGGTGTCTGCACAGCAAAGAGCACTCTACTGGAAGCTGTGAACGAGCGATTTGGAAGCGCTTTCTCCGAGCCGCTTTACTACTTGGCAACGATCCTTGACCCTAGGTACAAAGACCGTTATTTTGACACGGTCACCAAGCAAGCGGCTGTAAATATGCTCCAGAAGCAAGTGGACAAAATGACGCACAGCGACAGAACTACGGAGACACCGGACACAGAAGAACCTCAAGAGAAGAAGATAAGAACAAGTGACGAGGGTGGAAAGTCGCTGCTTGACATGTATGATGAAATTCTGGAGGAAAACTTGATCATGGAACAGCACGCAGGCCTGACGAGCCGCACAAGTGTGCAG gtgCATGGCTATTTGAGTGAGCCCCCCATCCCCAGAAATGAGAGCCCACTGAAGTATTGGAAGAGCAACTTGTCTCGCTTTCCTGCCCTGGCCAAAGCAGCATTCAAGTACCTTTCAGCTCCATGTACAAGTGTGGACAGCGAACGTCTCTTCTCTGCTGCATCACAcattgttgatgaaaaaagaaacaggatcCAGTGTGAGAAAGCAGAAATGCTTCTCTTTGTCAAAAAAAACCTGCCTTTGCTGATGAAGGAGGCCTAG